Proteins encoded by one window of Zetaproteobacteria bacterium:
- a CDS encoding chorismate lyase produces MFFGDMEAQQWIPVRDWHPSGIPAAIRAVLGATGSLTRFIERHYGLTLTVHLFDQFLDTPSPEEARLLDCAGQSPVLRRQVALRNGARTMFDAESVLPLEGVSSELMARLEQGRLPLGNLLIDRGASLARSDLSIARFATRDGTRRWARRSIIKSGSGTRALVVECFYDLFWRRIGCPPCAPEEEGSGSSSGR; encoded by the coding sequence GGGATACCCGCGGCGATCAGGGCGGTGCTGGGCGCCACCGGCTCGCTCACCCGTTTCATCGAACGCCACTACGGCCTCACCCTCACCGTCCACCTCTTCGACCAGTTCCTCGACACCCCCTCGCCCGAGGAGGCGCGCCTGCTCGACTGCGCCGGGCAATCGCCGGTGCTGCGTCGCCAGGTGGCGTTGCGCAACGGCGCCAGAACGATGTTCGACGCCGAGTCGGTCCTGCCGCTGGAGGGCGTCTCCAGCGAGCTGATGGCCCGGCTCGAACAGGGCAGGCTGCCGCTGGGCAACCTGCTGATCGACCGCGGCGCCTCGCTGGCCCGCTCGGATCTCAGCATCGCCCGCTTCGCCACCCGGGACGGCACCCGCCGCTGGGCCAGGCGCTCGATCATCAAATCGGGCAGCGGCACCCGCGCGCTGGTCGTCGAGTGCTTCTACGATCTCTTCTGGCGGCGCATCGGCTGCCCGCCCTGCGCCCCGGAGGAGGAAGGGTCCGGCTCCTCCTCCGGGCGGTAG